From Thalassotalea euphylliae, the proteins below share one genomic window:
- a CDS encoding cytochrome-c peroxidase: MQRSTLALAISITTVLLPMLKGCEQHAYWSAQERSVLQSLQLKNLPDKLHSPSNRYANNPQAAAFGKQLFFDPRMSQNGELSCASCHQPERAFTDGLAKGKGLDKLNRNSQSLLGLGYSTWFYWDGRKDSLWAQALVPFEAAKEMGSSRIKVLRVIGSDSYYHRSYENLFGRFPKQVFNDNILEKSGPWGDTEARANWQTISKEDQQEINRAFVNIGKALAAYERSLSIPRTKSDHYLTALFNLGAARANSLLSDDELAGIRLFINTEKTHCFRCHNGPLLTNNDFHHIGSQNNHKNEQDYGRFLGLRTVVRDPFNCLGQYSDASPEQCSSLRYLNKTAPYFHDGRFNSLEQVMQHYLSTKPAQSELPELNLTEIEQRQVISFMNTLNID, encoded by the coding sequence GTGCAACGCTCAACTTTAGCCTTAGCCATTAGTATCACCACTGTATTATTACCTATGCTTAAAGGCTGCGAGCAGCACGCTTACTGGTCAGCCCAAGAGCGCAGTGTTTTGCAATCATTACAACTAAAAAACTTACCAGATAAACTCCATAGTCCGTCAAATCGTTATGCCAATAATCCACAAGCTGCGGCGTTTGGTAAACAGCTATTTTTTGACCCTAGGATGAGCCAAAATGGTGAGCTTTCATGTGCCAGTTGCCACCAGCCCGAGCGTGCTTTTACTGATGGCTTGGCAAAGGGGAAAGGCCTAGACAAGCTTAATCGCAACAGCCAAAGTTTATTAGGGCTAGGGTATTCAACTTGGTTTTATTGGGATGGCCGTAAAGACTCGCTATGGGCGCAAGCATTAGTGCCTTTTGAAGCAGCCAAAGAAATGGGCAGTAGCCGGATAAAAGTGCTAAGGGTCATAGGCTCTGATAGCTACTACCACCGAAGCTATGAAAATCTTTTTGGCCGATTTCCCAAGCAAGTATTTAACGACAATATTCTCGAAAAGTCTGGTCCTTGGGGCGATACTGAGGCTAGAGCTAACTGGCAAACAATCAGCAAAGAAGATCAACAAGAAATCAATCGAGCTTTTGTTAATATTGGTAAAGCGCTTGCAGCCTATGAACGCAGCCTATCGATACCAAGAACGAAATCTGATCATTATTTAACCGCACTTTTTAATTTAGGGGCTGCCCGTGCAAACTCACTATTAAGCGATGATGAACTTGCTGGCATTCGTCTATTTATTAATACTGAGAAAACCCACTGCTTTCGTTGTCATAATGGTCCGTTATTAACTAACAATGATTTTCATCATATTGGCTCACAAAACAATCACAAAAATGAACAAGACTATGGCCGATTTTTAGGGCTGAGAACTGTAGTTCGAGACCCATTTAATTGCCTAGGTCAATACAGTGATGCCAGCCCAGAGCAATGTTCAAGCTTACGCTATCTAAATAAAACCGCGCCCTATTTTCACGATGGCCGCTTTAATTCACTCGAGCAAGTCATGCAGCATTATTTATCAACTAAACCAGCACAATCAGAATTACCTGAGCTTAATTTAACTGAAATTGAACAGCGGCAAGTTATCAGCTTTATGAACACGCTAAATATTGATTAA
- the fadR gene encoding fatty acid metabolism transcriptional regulator FadR, which yields MVIKAQSPAGFAEQYIVESIWNGGFPPGSILPAERELSELIGVTRTTLREVLQRLARDGWLTIKHGKPTRVNNFWETSSLNILETLAQLDHEGIPELVDNLMSARTNISAIYVRGAIKNNPEKTIELLESYKDVEDDGEKFAEFDYKLNKELVMASGNSIYLLILNGFRGLYSRLGGLYFQHPRGREISRGYYQRLIDLAKAGKFDESVFAVRKFGIESGQLWLELKDEVLKELAE from the coding sequence ATGGTAATAAAAGCACAGAGTCCAGCAGGTTTTGCAGAGCAGTACATTGTTGAATCTATCTGGAATGGTGGCTTTCCCCCCGGCTCAATTTTACCCGCTGAGCGAGAGCTTTCAGAACTGATTGGTGTAACTCGTACCACATTACGTGAGGTGTTACAGCGACTTGCCCGCGATGGCTGGCTGACGATAAAGCACGGTAAGCCGACGCGAGTGAATAACTTCTGGGAAACGTCGAGTCTTAATATTCTTGAAACACTAGCGCAATTAGATCACGAAGGCATTCCAGAGCTTGTTGATAATTTAATGTCGGCGCGCACAAATATTAGTGCAATCTACGTGCGTGGTGCGATTAAGAACAACCCTGAAAAAACGATCGAATTATTGGAATCTTACAAAGACGTTGAAGATGACGGCGAAAAGTTTGCAGAGTTTGACTACAAGCTTAATAAAGAGTTGGTGATGGCGTCTGGAAACTCCATTTACTTGCTTATTTTAAATGGTTTTAGAGGCTTGTATTCTCGTTTAGGCGGCTTGTACTTCCAACACCCAAGAGGACGAGAAATTTCTCGCGGTTATTATCAGCGCCTTATCGACCTTGCTAAGGCTGGCAAATTCGACGAATCTGTATTTGCAGTGCGTAAATTCGGTATTGAATCGGGCCAACTTTGGTTAGAGCTGAAAGACGAAGTATTAAAAGAACTCGCCGAATAA
- a CDS encoding FixH family protein translates to MSCTGQNASQQRKADKQAFHYQITSEQGLFLLSLTTEQNNKPPIGYFHNHIITLTDSNKSPVYPALINISGGMPEHGHGLPSQPQITRYLGNGQYLLEGVKFNMSGNWRITFRIRTNELTDSATLNFSLSH, encoded by the coding sequence ATGAGCTGTACTGGCCAAAATGCTAGCCAACAAAGAAAAGCAGACAAACAGGCTTTTCACTACCAAATAACCAGTGAGCAAGGACTATTTCTACTAAGCTTAACAACCGAGCAAAATAACAAGCCCCCTATTGGCTATTTTCATAACCATATTATTACCCTTACCGATAGCAATAAGAGCCCGGTCTACCCGGCATTAATTAATATTAGTGGCGGTATGCCGGAGCACGGTCATGGTTTACCATCACAACCGCAGATAACGCGCTACCTTGGCAATGGTCAATACTTACTTGAAGGGGTCAAATTTAATATGTCGGGCAACTGGCGTATCACGTTCAGAATAAGAACAAATGAGTTAACCGACAGTGCAACGCTCAACTTTAGCCTTAGCCATTAG
- a CDS encoding tetratricopeptide repeat protein — MVKRLTTIGILATVLQFAALPAAAEKIDECNSGTCINYFNQYKKAAKRGHSLAMLTLGQFYHHGYGTPKNEKMALKFFKKAARAGYTSAQFKAGYIYLTSKELQDIDDAQAYLEKAAKYEYDGADFLLGMMYMDEKYGVQDLAKADSHFAESYQRKYEQIPNVVKFINAKYETPEKAFPKLYSLLNQKPLVATEDGGLAWYDDDVEVITITSPPLQTTFNKQLVTFRKAIKSTGTRFRGKTCAERLTCMQRADIADSTDFRHLFLEGFSGNNYAR; from the coding sequence ATGGTTAAAAGACTCACAACAATTGGCATACTTGCCACAGTTCTGCAATTTGCGGCACTGCCCGCTGCTGCTGAAAAAATCGACGAGTGTAATTCTGGCACTTGTATCAACTACTTTAATCAATATAAAAAAGCTGCCAAACGCGGCCACTCACTGGCTATGTTAACCTTGGGGCAGTTCTACCACCACGGTTATGGCACGCCGAAAAACGAAAAGATGGCGTTGAAGTTTTTCAAAAAGGCGGCTCGTGCAGGTTATACTTCCGCGCAATTTAAAGCCGGATACATCTATTTGACAAGCAAAGAACTGCAAGACATCGATGATGCCCAAGCGTACCTCGAAAAAGCGGCCAAATATGAATATGACGGCGCTGATTTTCTGCTCGGTATGATGTACATGGATGAAAAATATGGTGTGCAAGATTTGGCGAAGGCAGACAGTCATTTCGCTGAGTCTTACCAGCGAAAGTACGAGCAGATCCCTAATGTTGTGAAATTTATTAACGCAAAATATGAAACGCCTGAAAAAGCCTTTCCCAAACTTTACAGCTTGTTGAATCAAAAACCCTTAGTGGCTACAGAAGATGGTGGGCTGGCTTGGTATGACGATGATGTAGAGGTGATAACGATCACGTCACCACCGTTGCAAACTACGTTTAACAAACAGCTGGTCACCTTTCGTAAGGCAATCAAATCGACAGGGACTCGCTTTAGAGGAAAGACCTGCGCTGAGCGCCTGACCTGTATGCAGCGAGCGGACATTGCTGATTCCACAGACTTTAGACATTTGTTTTTAGAGGGCTTTAGCGGTAATAACTACGCACGATAA
- a CDS encoding acetyl-CoA acetyltransferase, whose protein sequence is MENKVYILGGAQTDFSRNWHREEKSIFDMFKEVMNQGLVSSGLEPAQIEVGHVGNFVGELFAGQGLMGGFFGQAYAELAAIPTSRHEAACASGSMAALAAMSDIQAGHYGLACVVGIELMRNVPGKVGADYLGAATYRGIEATNCDYPWPYMFDLLAQEYDKRYGMDYDSLKTIAQINYANARVNPYAQSKSWSFEEKSFTNDDELNPIIEGKLRKMDCGQITDGAACVFLASEKIAKQHAQKQGLSLRDIPYIKGWGHRSAPLLFEEKMRLSQNSPLIFPHARLMVQDALTRAGMSSVAELDGLETHDCFTITEYMAIDHWGLTEPGESYKAIEAGRISKDGDFPINPSGGLIGLGHPVGATGVRMMLDCYQQVTGQAGNCQLSNVNNMATFNLGGSATTCASFIIGR, encoded by the coding sequence ATGGAAAACAAAGTGTATATTCTCGGCGGTGCGCAAACGGATTTTTCTCGAAATTGGCATCGGGAAGAGAAATCAATTTTCGATATGTTTAAGGAAGTCATGAACCAAGGTCTAGTGTCTTCGGGGCTGGAGCCTGCGCAAATCGAAGTCGGTCACGTCGGAAACTTTGTGGGTGAACTATTTGCTGGACAAGGATTAATGGGAGGCTTTTTCGGGCAGGCTTACGCTGAACTGGCGGCAATACCGACGTCGCGGCATGAAGCGGCATGTGCATCTGGTTCAATGGCGGCGTTGGCAGCTATGTCTGATATTCAAGCTGGGCACTACGGCTTGGCATGCGTGGTTGGCATTGAGCTTATGCGAAATGTACCTGGGAAAGTTGGTGCCGACTACTTAGGCGCTGCGACTTACCGGGGAATTGAAGCGACAAATTGTGATTATCCATGGCCGTATATGTTTGATTTATTGGCGCAAGAATATGACAAACGTTATGGCATGGACTACGACAGCCTAAAAACTATCGCTCAAATTAACTATGCAAATGCGCGAGTAAACCCCTATGCACAGTCAAAATCTTGGTCGTTTGAGGAAAAAAGCTTTACTAATGATGACGAACTCAATCCAATTATTGAAGGCAAACTTCGTAAAATGGATTGCGGCCAAATCACAGATGGCGCTGCTTGTGTGTTTTTAGCGAGTGAAAAAATTGCGAAACAACACGCACAAAAGCAGGGGCTTTCGCTTAGAGATATTCCATATATTAAAGGCTGGGGGCATAGGAGTGCACCTTTATTGTTTGAAGAAAAAATGCGATTAAGTCAAAACAGCCCATTGATTTTCCCTCATGCGAGGCTGATGGTTCAAGATGCACTGACTCGCGCGGGAATGTCGTCAGTAGCCGAGCTTGACGGTTTGGAAACTCATGATTGTTTTACGATTACTGAATACATGGCCATTGATCACTGGGGCTTAACTGAACCGGGGGAGAGTTACAAAGCAATTGAAGCCGGTCGAATTAGCAAAGATGGTGATTTTCCCATTAACCCAAGTGGTGGGCTAATCGGACTAGGTCACCCTGTCGGCGCGACAGGCGTGCGTATGATGTTAGATTGCTACCAACAAGTCACCGGGCAGGCGGGAAATTGTCAGCTCTCTAATGTGAATAACATGGCAACGTTTAATTTAGGGGGCAGCGCGACAACTTGCGCGAGTTTTATTATTGGCCGTTAG
- a CDS encoding IS30 family transposase — translation MNYKQLTQAERYQIYALLKAKHSQKEIAEILERSPSSISREIRRNKGLRGYRPKQAHQLAKQRRQSATKSVKITEQVQGWIKWLLEQDFSPEQITGRIKLEEKLSLHHESIYRYIYQDKAQGGQLYKSLTRAGKKYQKRYGRYSKRGQLVNRVGIDERPAVVDTKSRLGDWEGDTVIGKGRQHAFVTLVERKTLYTVVRRIESKHADITADAIIDSVMPLKEKVLTITFDNGKEFAQHERIAQALEADVYFAHPYASWERGINENTNGLLRRYFPKGTDFMALSEEEIQAAVDKLNHRPRKTRGYKTPYELFTGQPEKLVAA, via the coding sequence ATGAACTACAAACAGCTGACACAAGCTGAACGATACCAGATTTACGCTTTGTTAAAAGCAAAACATAGTCAAAAAGAGATAGCTGAAATTTTAGAGCGCAGTCCGTCATCCATTTCACGCGAGATACGACGCAATAAAGGATTGAGGGGCTATCGACCAAAACAAGCTCACCAATTGGCTAAACAAAGACGTCAATCGGCTACTAAGTCAGTCAAAATCACAGAGCAGGTCCAAGGTTGGATTAAGTGGTTGCTTGAGCAAGACTTTAGCCCAGAGCAAATTACTGGACGGATTAAATTAGAAGAAAAGCTTTCCCTGCACCATGAGAGTATTTACCGCTATATTTATCAGGATAAAGCCCAAGGTGGTCAACTGTATAAATCTCTCACCAGAGCAGGTAAAAAATACCAAAAACGCTATGGCCGCTATAGTAAGCGTGGCCAACTTGTGAACCGTGTCGGTATTGATGAACGCCCAGCGGTAGTTGACACAAAATCTCGTCTTGGTGATTGGGAAGGTGATACTGTTATAGGAAAAGGGCGCCAACACGCCTTTGTCACACTGGTTGAGCGAAAGACACTTTATACCGTTGTTAGGCGTATTGAGAGCAAACATGCTGATATTACAGCAGACGCTATCATTGATAGTGTTATGCCACTCAAAGAAAAGGTACTGACGATTACCTTCGATAATGGTAAAGAATTTGCTCAACATGAGCGAATTGCTCAAGCGCTAGAAGCGGATGTGTACTTCGCCCACCCTTACGCTTCGTGGGAGCGAGGTATCAATGAGAATACTAACGGTTTACTGCGACGTTACTTTCCCAAAGGCACAGACTTTATGGCGCTTAGTGAAGAAGAAATTCAGGCGGCAGTTGATAAGCTCAATCACCGCCCAAGAAAGACAAGAGGTTATAAAACACCTTATGAATTATTTACCGGTCAGCCAGAGAAATTAGTGGCTGCATAA